One region of Planctomycetota bacterium genomic DNA includes:
- a CDS encoding IPT/TIG domain-containing protein, which produces MFMCRTARHWLIRLSFCAAVVATGLWALLNAEQAHAQRPTAQAAGQVPKAGKTFRLNDGTELPIDEWPETYEAVEWQPPLDPTIAKTLVEYDFRSDLHVVEIGLDREQQKVYWFACTGGGNNGKLCRANYDGSHAETLLDHYPGSDNKELLYPRALCVAPELDAVYWVGTSYSPTPGQSIFRADLNGKNARPIVTGLKACVSLYSDSIEKKIYWHDENAILRGDLNGDNVESITGLTKTRGSFGIDIQHKRVFRRDGEGSLSQAGYDGGMRSVFLDCGTEMSSKYPADITYVAEQDAVYCQMARGVVCVRLKSPGYAQQITRGQSTCFAIDAGHRKLFWSDSMRHGGRLISGALPDKWPTQLRRAPPLISSIEPHTSRVGQEVTVRGKGLRSTRTVFMIGNPRCELVESQFKVLSDEQLLVTVPKFTGECRNILAIVVTDTGATVTVPQNLTRIDKVVQFVRYERRDSLGYWISERGLLDKAENAVGFIEKGGVLHSGTRGGNVLFAKNGAHVTVTTTPVSVFHEPYAEIVGLNNQTRCIAIPAIRASFIASSAELGGE; this is translated from the coding sequence ATGTTCATGTGCAGAACAGCACGGCATTGGCTGATCAGACTTTCATTCTGCGCTGCGGTTGTGGCGACTGGCTTGTGGGCGTTACTGAACGCCGAGCAAGCTCATGCTCAAAGGCCCACAGCACAAGCGGCTGGGCAGGTGCCAAAGGCAGGGAAAACATTCCGACTGAATGATGGCACGGAACTGCCGATCGATGAATGGCCTGAAACCTACGAGGCAGTAGAGTGGCAGCCACCCCTCGATCCAACAATTGCTAAGACACTCGTTGAGTACGATTTTAGGTCCGACTTGCACGTTGTAGAGATAGGGCTCGATCGTGAGCAGCAGAAAGTGTATTGGTTCGCATGTACAGGTGGCGGCAACAACGGGAAGCTTTGTCGGGCCAATTACGATGGCTCTCATGCCGAGACCTTACTCGATCACTATCCTGGTTCAGACAACAAAGAGTTGTTGTACCCGCGAGCGCTGTGCGTTGCTCCAGAATTAGACGCAGTTTATTGGGTTGGAACCTCGTATAGCCCCACTCCGGGGCAATCAATTTTTCGGGCCGATCTTAATGGAAAGAACGCCCGGCCCATTGTCACGGGGCTAAAGGCGTGTGTCTCGCTGTACTCGGATTCAATTGAGAAGAAAATTTATTGGCATGATGAGAATGCGATTCTTCGCGGTGATCTCAATGGTGATAATGTCGAGAGCATAACCGGGTTGACCAAAACGCGAGGGTCGTTTGGAATTGATATTCAACATAAGCGAGTGTTTCGGCGCGACGGCGAAGGATCGCTTTCACAAGCAGGCTATGACGGCGGGATGAGGAGTGTATTTCTTGATTGCGGAACTGAAATGAGTTCCAAGTACCCGGCGGACATTACCTACGTCGCGGAGCAAGACGCGGTGTATTGCCAAATGGCACGAGGCGTTGTATGCGTACGGCTTAAATCACCGGGTTACGCTCAACAAATAACACGAGGTCAATCGACTTGCTTTGCAATCGACGCGGGACACCGAAAGCTGTTTTGGTCAGATTCCATGAGGCATGGAGGTCGTCTAATATCTGGCGCGCTGCCTGACAAATGGCCAACTCAATTGCGCCGCGCTCCTCCTCTAATTTCCTCGATTGAGCCACATACTTCCCGCGTTGGTCAGGAGGTGACGGTTCGAGGCAAAGGCCTTAGATCCACTCGCACAGTATTTATGATCGGAAATCCGAGGTGCGAGTTAGTTGAGTCTCAGTTTAAGGTTTTGTCCGATGAACAACTGTTAGTCACGGTACCCAAGTTCACCGGCGAGTGCCGCAACATTCTTGCGATTGTTGTTACTGATACAGGCGCGACAGTGACCGTGCCTCAAAATCTTACGCGAATCGACAAAGTCGTTCAGTTCGTGCGCTACGAGCGACGCGATTCCTTAGGCTATTGGATTTCCGAACGAGGATTGCTTGACAAAGCTGAGAATGCAGTCGGCTTCATTGAAAAGGGAGGTGTTCTCCATTCGGGAACGCGCGGAGGGAATGTTTTGTTTGCCAAAAACGGTGCTCATGTCACCGTTACGACTACACCTGTATCGGTGTTTCACGAACCTTATGCCGAGATTGTCGGATTGAACAACCAAACACGCTGTATAGCGATTCCCGCGATACGCGCTAGCTTTATCGCTAGCTCGGCGGAGCTAGGCGGCGAATAA